The following is a genomic window from Episyrphus balteatus chromosome 1, idEpiBalt1.1, whole genome shotgun sequence.
ttgttgaacagatatgtatataaaattaccaaagttttttcgaaaaattagaaataaaaataaaaaagttttcacatttgattttaagaaaatcgaaaaaaaaattcaatatggctaccttcaaacgattataacacaagaacgacgcaactaatgttaatggtcatggtcttaaaatgtagctaagaatatacagatcatttttggttttttgtgaaaaaaaactatttttttgaatccaacatggatgccatggccatatgaaaatttttgtttgcatccaacatggatgtaatggccttcccacttcggagttagaataaaaaaaaaaaacaaaagcaacatttttgacagacagctgccaaagtacatggtataaaaaaagaaggtatgatcattagaaaaaactcagtatcgagaactgtcaaatgaaagaaaaaaagatggctacttagtgttttgacagcccagcccattgaaattgttgttgtaaacaaatttgtcttggaaattgttgttgcttttgactttgccaaatgccagacgtcaaaacactattaccccattttgtaagatggcggctctaatgatcataccttgtctttttataccatggccAAAGTATAtatacagtggtgccaaatgtttgcatggatttcaaaaatcccgatgtcgtttttttgcacaaaatctatatagatgaacaaaaaaacacacctattaaattgtttttatatttttcgtttgttacctattttttttttttaattttttagcacGAATATcgattgtcaaaaatgttgcacttattctcagCTTTTGGTTAGGGTACTAGTATCGGCAAGAAACAAGTGGAGCCAACCTTAGCTgacttctagcagtccatatatattaagtcaataggtgtgttttttattacaaccggtcttaactagacaaaaaaaacgcagtctgggctaagcaatttacatgttaaatacaacaacaccttaggcccttgggcttagttgtttagcccggagatttctctgggcataactttttgaagagttttaaatctgtgctaccaaataaattttttcataaattgtttagaatttgtttaaaaacgtgaaaactcacgtttggaaggacaaaatgtattaaaatagttttgctagcatacatttttgtatctctttgtaaaacatacatgaaaaatacaagaaaatgacgaaagcgaaaaatatgacaactctaaatttttgttgtgcctgctgttttcggaacattcaatatacagtgctgccaagatttcaggttaagccccgaggcgttttttttgtccagttaaaggtttggccacaccggagggtatgcggtagcggtacgggtagcggtaacgatatttgtatgaacaaaattccacatctgaacgttgatatgtcagtttggaatttttttcatacaagtaccgttacctctacccgtaccgctaccgcataccctccggtgtggccaagccttaagaccggtggtaataaaaaaaacacacctaatggtTCTGGCTTTAtataaatttcagttttttattatgaatacTTGGTATCACTTTGagagagaaaaatgaaaaacaaacacaCCTATCTGTTTTGACATTTCTAATTTCTGACACTTGCATAAccccctttaattttttttttctattttcccaaagaaaactttaaaaaatgttcaaaaaggtattttttaatttctaaattaatttaattaaaaggtagtaatataatttaatttaaatcctACCTGTTTTCAGATTATTCCATTAACCAGTAGGTTAATTGCTGGACAAATGCCAACAGTCCCTTGTCGACTGAGTTCAACCAAAAAATACAGTCTGTTCGAGCCCGATTATTTGGATGTAAGGATTGTAAGGttccttttttaattaattaattctaGTCGATTTTCAGTCCCTTAAACCAAAATACCCTCAATATGAAAGTCTTAACGTATCCATAAAAGGATATGATTATCCCATCTTGGAATCTTATCAAAGATTTCTACATAGCCTTGCTGAGTACTTAGACTTGGATGTTTCTGATTGGTAAGTATTTTACAATCATATAGGTAACAAACATCTTCTGATTAGAAAAGGATTTTATATTCAAAGTTATGCTCTACCACCTCAACAATCTAAAATTCAAAGATATCGACCGAATTCTACGATAATCGATTCTGAATACAAATTAACCATGTATGAGAGGAATCTACAAATCAACGATGTCGATGTTCCGATTTATCCCGTCTTTCTTCGCATTGCACAATCTGCTCTTCCTGAGGGTGTTAATTTGTCTGTTCAAGAGCATGATGATGATTGTGAGGAAAGAAGATATGTTCCCGATAAGGACTTGTTAGAACTAAAGGCACAACTTGAAGAAATGCAGGCTTCAAAGAAAAAGTAGAATAGTTgagaattaagaaaaacaagaaggtaaataaattttaataaacaaaaatattctgtgttttatcataaaaaaggAACAAAGCACATTTATGTGCAATATTGCTGAAAAGTTTATTaagttgttcattcaaaaccttcaataaaaattgatatactTGCAGCTGTCCTGCAAGTATGAACCCTTTtctaataaaaagtttataatattaaacacttttgatttaaaatttcacAAACATTAGTAAAAACAGATATCAAATGGTCattaagaaaaatgttcaaatctTGAAGATAGTAAATTACCTAGATGTTTGATAAACTTaagaattaagaaaattttataatttgatataGGTACTGGcgttaaacattaaaaaatttgaaatcaaaatcaacatcctgatgatagaaaaataaaaaaaaaattaatttaaagctaCTTTTCAATAGTACATTCATCTACATTTTCCTATACATCCAGCTAGAGTTTAAACGTATAAACAATTTTTCCCGATGTTCATTCTTTTTATATACTTCTCTTAATTAtgcttatttcttttttttagagaCAAATGCCTTCACTGCAAATGAGTCCATTTAATCCGttttgttcaaaacaaaaataattttccttaTTTGGTAGGTATCGAGCCCACTTTTAATTCGCATAACATTACGATAGCAATTCTGTATACCATTTTGTACAAGTTTTAATATACATACAGCTGTCAAAATaacggttttcaatttttcaatttttattataattaagcCCACCTAAGAATATTAACATCTAGACTTTAAAAACTTGCCTACAGATGATTTGGTCCTActgattattattttaatcCAAAAACTGATGAAAGAACAGGTGAATTCGGGAATATCTCCCTATTTTGAAGAgcttgacaaaaaaattttcttgtacTATATTTAAAAACTATTCTAAAAATGTTATGAATGCATTATGCCTAAAAGAGAATATAAGGGAAgttggggcaagaccgcccctttGGTGTTTAaccgtcttaaaaaccaatacaaaaaatcttttaatttaaataaagcgtttattcattaattttaatcttttttgtaggaaatcttattattaaaaaaaaaaaaaataaaagaagtactGAACAAAAGACAGTCtcagccttatttattagatttcactaaacagctctaaacggctgcatagttatacaatacatacagccttatttattagatttcgctaaacagctctaaacggctgcatagttatacaatacataaagttttaCGTAGCCTCTATGCGACGtttcataaatttctatttattaaaacattttcttagccattataattatgctaggtttgtgtccaaataagtactaaaaaagaaaataagtactttttataacgacaaacaactccatctgtcgataaaataattccatctgattcgaaaataaacaaaaaaaaaaaaaacaaaaatgtgagtgaaagttctcaatgtcatataatatacctacatacatatatacataaatcAGGAAATTATATcaggaaaaaatctccaaatttcttattttttgttttagttgatttcaaattgtcaaataatacattcttcaattaaaaaaaatatatatatacaaatcattgctatgttttatttttctgaaaattatgtgAAGTTCCaatgacatttaagcaaaataaattcttgttcaggctctaaacaacctcaaaacgcgtttagcttatacaacctttattaaacgttgcataaatattataaatcacaattttttgtttaaatacattataaagagtacataatgctatgtactctctatgatgagtttataaatagggctgataaagttttatgtagcctttatgcaacgttacataaatttctattttaaaaacattttcttagcaattataattatgctaggtttgtgtccaaataagtactaaaaatggaaaataagttcgacaaacaactccatctgtcgataaaataactccatttgattcaaaaataaacaaaaacgtgagcgaaagttctcaatgtcatatgtagaagaaaatctctaaaaaaaacacatttcatttGATAACAAATTGTTCACATGTATGAAAATGTAGACACATAAGAAAAAGATGAATACACTACACACATGAATTTATATCTCGTAAATTATATCAGGAACAAATCTCcacatttcttattttttgatttagttgACTTCAAgttgttcatttaatttaattttaattgaaaatgtaatcaaaaaaataaattcttcaatgaaaaaacaaaaatatatacaaatattgatatttttttctttctctgaaaattatttgatgttcaaatgacatttaagctaaataaattcttattcaggctctaaacaacctaaaaactcgtttagcttatacaacctttattaaacgttgcataaatattataaatcacaattttttgtttaaatacattataaagagtacataatgctatgtAATCTCTATGATGAATTTATAAATAGGGCTgagtaagttttgaaaaaaaaaaaacatcttacaAAAAACCTCCacatgggggcaagaccgccctaTTAGCTTCTGTTGAcaataaaaccgtttttgtcttaaaatatggaatcattttgcaataatcacaaacgtatgctatattttcgtcggttcccaacttttattacaaaaaaagaaaaagttaagacttttaaaaatgtcatttaaaaaagtacaaatttctttttaCACGAAACATgacgatttgatgaaaaatcacaaaatttactataacttttcgggatttcaaccaaacttgcTCATACTTATAGACATAATCGATCTTACCAGAAGCCATTTATTTTAGATTACAAGTCctgccaattaaattttttttcatacaacatagtacaaaaacggtcttgcccccataggcggtcttgaCCTCACTTCCcctattgtaaataaaaataaaaagaacatgTTAAATTTCCTCTTTCCTCCCTGCCATTCCACGAACTTTTTGACATCACCTCTTATAGAACCTGCCTGTTCCAAACGAAATACATATTATGTAAACAaagtttctgattttttttttaatcttcggTAGGTACTAAACTAGAAAATCCTTCTATGTACTTGGGTAAGTGTTTATGCAATGGTATAACGAAAACATGACCGTAGTAGGTAGATCtgtgattttgaagaaaaaaagtaaataataattttctccTTTGGGAATAATTACGTAGTgcatttcaaaaatctcaaaacttAAAGATTAACAGCTTCTCAAAATGTTCATCGTCTACAGCCATATGAATATGTatccaaagtcgaaaaaaaattaaagtcttTGAAGTGAAATCGAGTGATTATTCCCTATATTCCCGGGATTTAGGCCTTTATGTGGCCAGAAAttcttataaattaaaattgagacctatttattcaaaagaacaatattaaatcatttaaaaactgataaaaaacaaaactacagaAGGTTGAAAAAAACCATCGAAACTTAGGAGAAACCAATATGAATTAGTTTTTATCAATTGCATCAATATAATAGTTTAgtctaaataaataattaaagaaCTTGTAAGTTTCAATACATGATCAATAACAAggcttaaaaaagaaaatatgattttatttcgatattttgtttattttttgttttgcattttcgaGAATTTTTAAGAAACTAATTAAGAAAGACGCTCCAGTCATCTAAAAAAGAAAACGCTGATAATATTAATAATGGTAAAAAGCtaagtttgaaatttatcgACAATAAGTTATTCAGGggaaattttacttttatttcaatgtTTTCTTTATAACGGATTTCTATTGCCGataaatgtttttgaattttcatcatTCATTCTTTCCTTActatttaaaaacacaaaatgactgtttttgttttctgcttagaaaattatttattttaaaaagaaataatttactCTATAACAGAACCTTaatataattgttaaaaaaaaagatttaaaaacttTCCAACTTATAAAACtaccaaaattaatttaaagctttCTCTATCGGCTAAGGGGACGGaatgtaaattttaaaacacaGTAGTCTAAACCACTCCAAAGTGGACGACTTTTATGGACGGATTACTTTTCGATTCATTTTGTGATTTACTATCTTTTGATGATGATTTTGAGATTCTCGGAAGAGATTCTTCTAAAAGAAAAATAGTTAATTCTACTTAGACAGTCAAATTAGAACAATGTCAGTACCTGGTAAAGGATCAAAGTCTTTTAAATAATCATCATGTGGATGACACAGAGGCAAGCTATCGGCTAATTCCTTTTTGGGATTTGTTAAATTTCTCGGACGGATATGACCATTTCGCTTTGGCGGCAGGGGTTTATCTTTACGAGGGATTTCCTGAAAAGCAAAGTGTtaagtaaagaaaaaattgaaaaaccgaGAGAAAACTCACAGGAACCACAGCAACTTGAACAGTATCCGAAAACTTGACTTTATTCTTCTCCCCGGAATCctttttcgttgttgttgttccaTTCAAAGTATTGGCATTCGACGCAAGTGTATTATTCGATACTAAACTAGATCCATTCGATAAAATCGATGCAGTTGGCTTTCGAATTGGCAAACGCACAGGCAACTCATCAATCGGTGTGAACATCGTTGTCGGTGGTATCGTCACCGAAACCAATGGATGATGATAAATTTTCGGTTGGAAACCACCACTTTGATCTGGTGGAATTCTTGGCGAACCAGAATCATTGGTTCCAGCTAAATGTGTTGAGGCACGAGGAAGAATATTATGGGACGTAGATGGCATATAAGGATGGGTGGGTGCATTAGGTATCATTGGGATGCCCAGTGTTTGATCTGGCACTTGAGCCCACTGCAATGTAGATGATGTTTCATTGGGCGAAGTTATTTGCAAATGACGCAAATCTGGTAATGGTGGTGGAATGTTTTGAGAAAGTCGACCGAAATTCGAAAGATTTGGTCGTGGCATGAAGGTTGTTTCTTCAATCATATAATCCTGAGGTGAGTCATTTCTATACTCTGAGTGATTCTCTAGAGAGTGGGAATTCCTCAATAGAGTAGCTGCTTTGCTGGTACCGGGAATATTTGGATCCACCATCGTATGTTCAGGTTTTGGAATCGTTCCTGTCCATCTGTTTGCCTCCTCATTGAACCCATAGTCAGAGTTTCGAAGAGGCATCGTTCGACTATTCATTTGCTCATCTTGCCTCAACTCTAGTTGTTGACTGGTGGAGACTTTTTTCGTGCGAGCTAAAGTCGCCGTTCGACTTGGCGAATTGAAATCCGCCGATGTTGATATTCTCAATTCAGGCTTTGGaatgtttattttaatattctcAGCGTTGTAAATCTTCGATTTGAATGACGGCAATGGTGGGACATAGTTCTTTAGGGTGCTAACGGCTTTTTCATGCTTCCACTGACCCATCACCCGATGACTACTTACTGCACCTGATTTTTGGTTATTCTGATAGTTATCCGAGTAGGATGAGGACTCGGAGCAAGATGTATCTGATTCACTGCTTCCGGAACAGCTTTCATCGAATAGAAGTTCGGCTTGAGCATAAGCTTCATGGGACAATTCTACGAGTTCGGGGTTGGTGCGTGTTGCATGGAAAAGATCCATGAATAGGTCATAATCTTCAATGTCCATGGCCACATCAAATGATTCAGCATAGAGATTGTTCCTAGAAAAAAGTGTCAAATTAAGTCAGGGCCTAAAAATGAAATCCATCTCTTACCGaagaagaaagaagaagaacCTCCTTTTAATGTCGTACACCTGATCACTAAATTCATCCTTAGTTTCCTCACTCAAACCATCGGTGAATGTCTTTAGAGCCTTTGTCAGCAATTCCAATCGGCTTCGTTTAAGTTCTTTTTGAATGAAGACAAAATTCGCAATTTTATGCAACGAAAGTAGACACATGGCTCCATAGGTCTCCCAATTCAAAGCTTGCAGGAGATTAACAGCCTTTTCCAGATGGTTCATGGACAAATATCGATCCAAAATGACATCAGCTGTTAGGCCAGAATTATGGATGTCTCCAGCCATTCCAGCACCACACACGAATCTCAGACAAGCTACAGGTCCATTATCGAAAACTAGGAGCAAAAAGCAATCAGCTTGGGCGAAGGGAAAGGGAAAATTATGAACTTCAGGTTTTTGACTGAAACTCATGTCCAGCAACATTGGCTGGATGGCAAAGTAGTGCGAAAGATCGAGTAGATTTACCGGCGTTACAACCTCACTGATGAGTTGATTCGCAATGGGCTGCAAAGCGATGTCGAAGCACTGAAATTGGGCGGTGTCATTGCCAACCATGATGAGACTCGAATCCGCATGCCAGCTACATTTTGTTGGAATCTGAAAGGAAACAAATGTGTTAGTTAGGAACTTTTCAACCCAAATGGAAGTCTTACAATTTCAATCTTTGGAAGAAACCGACTGGTTTGTTTGACAAGATCATGAACGCACACATAACGATCGATTGTTCCGAGGAATAACTTCTCCTGATCGGGACTAAATTCAAAGGAACAGATTTGGGTGCCCATCGGGATGGATGTAATGATCGCTCGTTGCATTTTTCCTTCACCTAGTTCGTAGGAGCAAACTTCTGCACTGACTTCACCTTTTCTGGAgactttttgttcaattatGAAGATTTGATTCCCAGTTGAACGCAGGAAGTCAACTCGCAGAGGATCATTCTCTGACCAAGCGTATGATATCGCCTCCAATTGGGCACTGGAAATGGAAATAAAATGAATCTCTTGATCAATTAAAACCTAATTCTTCTTTATTTAATAcgttaatagaatttttagaatttaattAAAGAAGTGACTAAATGCTAATTTTGAATCTAATACGATTCCAAAATCAGAAAAACTTGTTTCATGATGTAAATTTGGCGGGTTAAAATGATAgtcataattaattaaattaagtttGTGTGTAAAACTCATTGTCCGACCCGACAACTGACAACTGACGAAAAATACAAACATGTTCGGATTATGCCAGTTGATCGGTTATTATCGGGCGTCATCGTTCATCAACTGACGATGTCGTTCTAttttctttctatatgtttGGTTCGATCAGCCGAGTTCGGCCGACAACGTGCAAGCATACTTCGGCCGATGACGGATTTGGTGCACGCGAGCCGTTACACTTGTCAATATTAAACATCAAACGATTGTTGTTGTTCAATATTTAACATCAAACGATTGTTGTTGCACCATTTCCAAAATGCGTTTAGATCATCTTGAAGTTGTTCACAATCCGTTATTGAGTTAATTTttctaaacatttttaaatcatcagcataaattaatattatttaatgttttaatatagATGGAAGATCgtttataaataaaacgaaGAGCAAAGGAATAAAGTGACTCCCTTGTGGAACACCagaaattattttacaaaaacggTTTCTTCTAAACATGACCTATGAAGAAATCCACATAACAAAATGATCGCtgagttcaattttatttaacttactGAGAAGTATTTTATGACTTAATTTATCAAATGCTTTTCTGAAATCTGTGAAATacttggaaatatttttttaatgaatataaacaaaatgtaCAGAATTGTAGTAAATTAGATTGTagattttttcttcacaaaaccATGTTGATTTTCACATATAACAGGAAGAATTTTAATCTTTataaacttgagtgtgctgaattaaAAACTCATAAATATTTTCGCTATAAGGTTTGAAAAACTAACTTTAAATGATatgctttttgatgtttaatctaatattttgcttttttttatccaaaactGGAGATATCATAAAATTATTATgttaaatatcttttagaaaaaaaatattgaaaaaagaataaacataaattatttaatacgATAAAATATGGGTTTGTGAGATTGcataattagtttaaaaaaaaattaatagtaaTGCAATTCGACGCcaaaagtcccaaaaaaacGCGGTTTTGACttgttaatattcaaatatttcaaaaacatgacGTTCCAGTGAAATTCTGATTTCGTTGTCGACCAGTGTTATAAGCGTATCTCCAAAATATAAAGGGGTTAATTTTAAGCTCGaattcagtttttgaaataaattcagagtacaaaaaattacaataggTCACAAAGTCAAATTGCAGTTCATGGTAGAATCTAAGTGTCTTATCACTTCTCGAAAGATTCTATCTCAACCCGgccttatttcttttatttttaaaagttttaaaatgcgAAACAAACCATGGCGGATTACTTCTAGATTTTAATTCGCGCATTGGGATagtatcaaacaaaaaatcaaataaaattttataaaatcgtAAAATCATTTCAtcttaacttaaatttaaaaataatacatccCAGTTAATTTCGATCAGTAAAATTAAATAGCTgagtaaaattacatttttcaaaaatcaatctCAATATATTCAATAGTTGTTTTGCTGAACTTTTAGATTATTTATGTTAATTTCACATCTATCGCCTTCCTTAGTTCCATTAAATgcctttttatataattttttaaccaatatATTTCGAGATAATTCTTCATCTTCAGTGTCTAAGTAAAATTAACATGgataaagcatttttataaaataacaatATTAAAAGGAATACAATTTTACTCAGGCCCTGAAGATGAGGAATTACTTCGAAATATATTGGTATTTTATTAAACTAATATAAGGATTGCGATAcaaagattaaaaacaaacaaactaaatgttttttttacaaaaattaagaaaattgcatacttACTTCTTCAACTTGAACACATGAATATTAGCTCGATCCTGATCCCTAACTGTCGGACGCCACGGAAAAACTTCATTCTGCGAACTCTTTGTCCAAATTGCAATCAAATCACAACTTGGATTAACAGCCAGTCGACGGGAAAGTTTTCTCTCCCCAGTGCCCGGTATGAGAACATGAAATATCTTTGGATCCATATTGATAATTTTCTCAG
Proteins encoded in this region:
- the LOC129906305 gene encoding 39S ribosomal protein L48, mitochondrial gives rise to the protein MFKKIIPLTSRLIAGQMPTVPCRLSSTKKYSLFEPDYLDSLKPKYPQYESLNVSIKGYDYPILESYQRFLHSLAEYLDLDVSDCYALPPQQSKIQRYRPNSTIIDSEYKLTMYERNLQINDVDVPIYPVFLRIAQSALPEGVNLSVQEHDDDCEERRYVPDKDLLELKAQLEEMQASKKK
- the LOC129906298 gene encoding WD repeat-containing and planar cell polarity effector protein fritz, whose amino-acid sequence is MLTLVSECHFWTNRDEINIKDTDYGAFKYLRNRDIDPDNILQLAKREYAENRDCQVILKNQKTSRLKDNIKKLDEFFQTQKIIHSEWRTGSVLLILFANGVICHISVDIYVGDILCLVFDKYLIGKLAADVITDAIFTPQHIVLAYNTNQVTVVHLQKPNMQPAVPEKIINMDPKIFHVLIPGTGERKLSRRLAVNPSCDLIAIWTKSSQNEVFPWRPTVRDQDRANIHVFKLKNAQLEAISYAWSENDPLRVDFLRSTGNQIFIIEQKVSRKGEVSAEVCSYELGEGKMQRAIITSIPMGTQICSFEFSPDQEKLFLGTIDRYVCVHDLVKQTSRFLPKIEIIPTKCSWHADSSLIMVGNDTAQFQCFDIALQPIANQLISEVVTPVNLLDLSHYFAIQPMLLDMSFSQKPEVHNFPFPFAQADCFLLLVFDNGPVACLRFVCGAGMAGDIHNSGLTADVILDRYLSMNHLEKAVNLLQALNWETYGAMCLLSLHKIANFVFIQKELKRSRLELLTKALKTFTDGLSEETKDEFSDQVYDIKRRFFFFLLRNNLYAESFDVAMDIEDYDLFMDLFHATRTNPELVELSHEAYAQAELLFDESCSGSSESDTSCSESSSYSDNYQNNQKSGAVSSHRVMGQWKHEKAVSTLKNYVPPLPSFKSKIYNAENIKINIPKPELRISTSADFNSPSRTATLARTKKVSTSQQLELRQDEQMNSRTMPLRNSDYGFNEEANRWTGTIPKPEHTMVDPNIPGTSKAATLLRNSHSLENHSEYRNDSPQDYMIEETTFMPRPNLSNFGRLSQNIPPPLPDLRHLQITSPNETSSTLQWAQVPDQTLGIPMIPNAPTHPYMPSTSHNILPRASTHLAGTNDSGSPRIPPDQSGGFQPKIYHHPLVSVTIPPTTMFTPIDELPVRLPIRKPTASILSNGSSLVSNNTLASNANTLNGTTTTKKDSGEKNKVKFSDTVQVAVVPEIPRKDKPLPPKRNGHIRPRNLTNPKKELADSLPLCHPHDDYLKDFDPLPEESLPRISKSSSKDSKSQNESKSNPSIKVVHFGVV